A window of Aeromicrobium sp. Root236 contains these coding sequences:
- a CDS encoding DUF4395 domain-containing protein has translation MSQPAQVDPRGLRVNAGITAVVLAAVLVTPETVSVALLAVQVAVFAVSALVSLQASPYAVFFAKVVRPRLGRPTELEDARPPRFAQLVGLVFTATALVAFLVGAAPVGYVATVFALVAALLNASVGLCLGCELYLVLRRFTPARA, from the coding sequence ATGTCCCAACCCGCACAGGTGGATCCCCGAGGTCTGCGAGTCAACGCCGGCATCACCGCCGTCGTGCTGGCTGCCGTGCTGGTCACGCCGGAGACCGTCAGCGTCGCCCTCCTGGCGGTCCAGGTCGCGGTCTTCGCGGTCTCGGCGCTGGTCAGCCTGCAGGCGTCGCCCTACGCGGTGTTCTTCGCCAAGGTCGTCCGCCCACGGTTGGGTCGCCCCACCGAGCTGGAGGACGCCCGGCCACCGCGGTTCGCGCAGCTCGTCGGACTCGTGTTCACCGCAACGGCCCTCGTCGCCTTCCTCGTGGGGGCGGCGCCGGTCGGCTACGTCGCCACGGTGTTCGCACTCGTGGCCGCCCTGCTCAACGCATCCGTGGGCCTGTGCCTCGGCTGCGAGCTCTACCTGGTGCTCCGCCGGTTCACGCCGGCTCGCGCCTGA
- a CDS encoding sulfurtransferase: protein MSRESALVTADWVEEHLNDPSIVLVEVDEDAEAYDKGHIPGAVKLDWKKDLQDGVRHDFVSKEKLEALLSAKGIGNDDTVVFYGGNNNWFAAYAYWYLSYYGHDNLRLLDGGRKKWELDSRELTTEVPSRPATTYVAKDADESIRAFRDEVIGAIGTKNLIDVRSPDEYAGRLLAPAHLPQEAAQIGGHIPTAGNVPWSKAANDDGTFRSDDELKELYADAGLDEGKDTIAYCRIGERSSHTWFVLKEILGYPNVKNYDGSWSEYGSLRSVPVALGDEPGVA, encoded by the coding sequence ATGAGCCGCGAATCCGCGCTCGTCACCGCAGACTGGGTCGAGGAACACCTCAATGACCCGTCGATCGTTCTCGTCGAGGTCGACGAGGACGCCGAGGCGTACGACAAGGGGCACATCCCCGGCGCCGTCAAGCTCGACTGGAAGAAGGACCTCCAGGACGGCGTACGCCACGACTTCGTCAGCAAGGAGAAGCTCGAGGCGCTGCTGTCGGCCAAGGGCATCGGCAACGACGACACGGTCGTGTTCTACGGCGGCAACAACAACTGGTTCGCCGCCTACGCCTACTGGTACCTCAGCTACTACGGCCACGACAACCTCCGTCTGCTCGACGGTGGCCGCAAGAAGTGGGAGCTCGACTCGCGTGAGCTGACCACCGAGGTCCCGTCCCGTCCGGCCACGACCTACGTCGCCAAGGACGCCGACGAGTCGATCCGCGCGTTCCGCGACGAGGTCATCGGCGCGATCGGCACCAAGAACCTGATCGACGTGCGCAGCCCCGACGAGTACGCCGGCCGCCTCCTGGCCCCGGCGCACCTCCCGCAGGAGGCCGCGCAGATCGGTGGCCACATCCCGACCGCCGGCAACGTGCCGTGGAGCAAGGCCGCGAACGACGACGGCACGTTCCGCAGCGACGACGAGCTCAAGGAGCTCTACGCCGACGCCGGGCTCGACGAGGGCAAGGACACGATCGCCTACTGCCGCATCGGCGAGCGCAGCTCGCACACGTGGTTCGTGCTCAAGGAGATCCTGGGCTACCCCAACGTCAAGAACTACGACGGATCGTGGAGCGAGTACGGCTCGCTCCGCAGCGTGCCGGTCGCCCTGGGCGACGAGCCGGGTGTCGCCTGA
- a CDS encoding DUF1416 domain-containing protein has protein sequence MCGAIKGGPSLDGVDVENQAVIQGIVTRDGQPVGNAYVRLLDRTGEFTAEVPTSATGQFRFFAGPGEWTLRTLAPKSISVDNAVTAAKGVVAEVAVAV, from the coding sequence ATGTGCGGCGCGATCAAGGGCGGCCCCTCGCTCGACGGCGTCGACGTCGAGAACCAGGCCGTGATCCAGGGCATCGTCACGCGTGACGGCCAGCCGGTCGGCAACGCGTACGTCCGGCTGCTCGACCGCACGGGCGAGTTCACCGCCGAGGTCCCCACCTCAGCGACCGGGCAGTTCCGCTTCTTCGCCGGTCCCGGCGAGTGGACGCTGCGCACGCTCGCCCCGAAGTCGATCTCGGTCGACAACGCCGTGACCGCCGCCAAGGGCGTCGTGGCCGAGGTCGCGGTCGCGGTCTGA
- a CDS encoding LPXTG cell wall anchor domain-containing protein: protein MIKLRLVAAAAIAAAATLLSSGAAQAYPDIPNVTITVSDATLIGGKTFDYKASADVECDWTVTYAEAVNGSATQTGTGTSLTGTYDTKVVSKIFKSPIKALCKYDDNVPAVSAKVVTSNQVSPAFYSTSAAKTLPAAIQNASASATITLLPLGGVDNGDDGALPNTGGSNAWILVLGAALVAAGGSITYVARRRHSAR, encoded by the coding sequence ATGATCAAACTTCGGCTTGTAGCCGCGGCAGCCATTGCGGCAGCCGCGACACTGCTGTCCTCGGGAGCTGCTCAGGCGTACCCCGACATCCCGAACGTGACGATCACGGTCTCGGACGCCACCCTGATCGGTGGCAAGACCTTCGACTACAAGGCCAGCGCCGACGTCGAGTGTGACTGGACCGTGACCTACGCCGAGGCCGTCAACGGCAGCGCGACGCAGACCGGCACCGGCACCTCGCTCACGGGCACCTACGACACCAAGGTCGTCTCCAAGATCTTCAAGTCGCCGATCAAGGCGCTGTGCAAGTACGACGACAACGTCCCGGCCGTCAGCGCCAAGGTCGTGACCTCCAACCAGGTCAGCCCGGCGTTCTACTCCACGAGCGCAGCCAAGACGCTGCCCGCCGCGATCCAGAACGCCAGCGCCTCCGCCACCATCACGCTGCTGCCCCTGGGTGGCGTTGACAACGGTGACGACGGCGCGCTGCCCAACACGGGTGGTTCGAACGCCTGGATCCTGGTCCTCGGTGCAGCGCTGGTCGCCGCAGGTGGCAGCATCACCTACGTCGCGCGTCGCCGTCACTCGGCTCGCTGA
- a CDS encoding DUF4012 domain-containing protein translates to MSSTQRRRGHKPWYRQITRDRVLMALLGLVVLLLLLFAFQALRANSSLRLAASQAELLQNQIVAGDDAAAKATLSSLQESTSRARNTTDGPLWDLGAHVPFFGRNVEAVQTVSRVMDDVSTQALPPVVALSKEINLNTYSPHDGKVDLAAIDKIAPSVNTVDGALTDAQKELSGIDAQSLLVPLRGPVSTIQFKVDSAKAAADSGNLAAKLLPDMLGQKGTRRYLLLVQNNAEIRSTGGISGSYSILKAKNGKLSMGFQGSIQDLKQFSKPVLPMTKNESTVFSPTLVTNLLDANLTPDFPRTAEIARAMVAKGLDAKVDGVISVDPVAMSYVLAGTGPIRIPNGPSLDQSNAVDLLLNKTYVLLKDRDQQDSVFKVAARAIFDSVKAGRSDSRLVIDGLVKSASENRLMIWSAHKDEQALIEPSGVSGELSGNGGKVPHVGLYLGDAASTKMEYYLDYNTSVSVGRCLRDDVQEINTTTELTSNAPANAAELPKAVTGNGLYTPRGTMRLVLRFYSPYAGGFTDVRVNGVKQTVYADTHRGRNVTKVLLTVKPQQSYTIRTSMISGPHQPGDPVFSTTPGVHSMQNDVSIKSACS, encoded by the coding sequence GTGAGCTCGACACAGCGCAGGCGTGGCCACAAGCCGTGGTACCGCCAGATCACCCGCGACCGCGTCCTCATGGCGCTCCTGGGCCTGGTCGTGCTGCTGCTCCTGCTGTTCGCCTTCCAGGCACTTCGCGCCAACTCATCGCTCCGCCTCGCCGCCAGCCAGGCCGAGCTGCTGCAGAACCAGATCGTCGCAGGCGACGACGCCGCGGCCAAGGCCACGCTGTCGAGCCTTCAGGAGTCGACCTCGCGGGCCCGGAACACCACTGACGGGCCCCTTTGGGACCTCGGAGCGCACGTGCCCTTCTTCGGCCGCAACGTCGAGGCCGTGCAGACCGTCTCGCGTGTCATGGACGACGTCTCCACCCAGGCGCTGCCGCCGGTGGTCGCCCTGTCCAAGGAGATCAACCTCAACACCTACAGCCCGCACGACGGCAAGGTCGACCTCGCGGCGATCGACAAGATCGCCCCGTCGGTCAACACCGTCGACGGCGCGCTGACCGACGCCCAGAAGGAGCTCAGCGGCATCGACGCGCAGTCGCTCCTCGTGCCGCTCCGCGGGCCGGTCAGCACGATCCAGTTCAAGGTCGACAGCGCCAAGGCCGCCGCGGACTCCGGCAACCTCGCAGCCAAGCTGCTGCCCGACATGCTGGGCCAGAAGGGGACCCGCCGCTACCTGCTGCTGGTGCAGAACAATGCCGAGATCCGGTCGACCGGCGGCATCTCGGGCTCCTACTCGATCCTGAAGGCCAAGAACGGCAAGCTGTCGATGGGCTTCCAGGGCTCCATCCAGGACCTCAAGCAATTCTCCAAGCCCGTGCTGCCGATGACCAAGAACGAGTCGACGGTGTTCTCGCCGACCTTGGTCACGAACCTGCTCGACGCCAACCTCACCCCCGACTTCCCCCGCACCGCGGAGATCGCCCGGGCCATGGTCGCCAAGGGCCTCGACGCCAAGGTCGACGGCGTCATCTCGGTCGACCCCGTGGCGATGAGCTACGTCCTCGCCGGCACCGGCCCGATCCGCATCCCCAACGGGCCTTCGCTCGACCAGTCCAACGCGGTCGACCTGCTGCTCAACAAGACGTACGTGCTGCTCAAGGATCGTGACCAGCAGGACTCGGTCTTCAAGGTCGCGGCGCGGGCCATCTTCGACTCGGTCAAGGCCGGCCGCAGCGACTCACGGCTCGTGATCGACGGCCTGGTCAAGTCCGCCAGCGAGAACCGCCTGATGATCTGGTCCGCGCACAAGGACGAGCAGGCCCTGATCGAGCCGTCCGGCGTGTCCGGCGAGCTCAGCGGCAACGGCGGCAAGGTCCCACACGTCGGGCTCTATCTCGGCGACGCGGCGTCGACCAAGATGGAGTACTACCTCGACTACAACACCTCGGTGTCGGTGGGGCGCTGCCTCCGCGACGACGTCCAGGAGATCAACACCACGACGGAGCTGACGTCCAACGCGCCGGCCAACGCGGCTGAGCTGCCCAAGGCGGTCACCGGCAACGGCCTCTACACGCCGCGCGGCACGATGCGCCTCGTCCTGCGCTTCTACTCGCCCTACGCCGGCGGCTTCACGGACGTACGCGTCAACGGGGTCAAGCAGACGGTCTACGCCGACACGCATCGCGGACGCAACGTGACCAAGGTGCTCCTGACGGTCAAGCCGCAGCAGAGCTACACGATCCGCACGTCGATGATCTCCGGTCCCCACCAGCCCGGCGACCCGGTGTTCTCCACGACGCCGGGCGTGCACAGCATGCAGAACGACGTGTCGATCAAGTCCGCCTGCTCCTGA
- a CDS encoding LCP family protein — protein MAGRFGNYRDAGKRRADADKFRRRHRKTFIALVTLGVVVSLGIGITGAYAYMLNKQLGNVDKVKVSEKLKEKERPDPDKGNALNILLLGSDKGKKIPGESENTSLSEDAKAAKWPVGKYRSDTLMIVHITANRKYAFLASIPRDTFTTIYDAEGNPHGQQKINAAFSEFGPVGAVSTVEHLTNLRMKHVAIIDWEGFKDLSTAVGGVPVHIPDDTYDEMQHVQWKAGDYNLKGKKALQYVRQRHGLLRGDFDRIARQQNFLRALMGKILSKGVTRNPVKLINTVKALTKNLTVDAEWSGSDMRGLALSLRGMHTRDVYFLSAPVAGTETIPVYGSIVRLNQAKSDELFTAFRKDNLRAYLKKYPDDVLKKDVD, from the coding sequence ATGGCAGGCAGGTTCGGCAACTACCGTGACGCCGGCAAGCGGCGCGCGGACGCTGACAAGTTCCGCCGGCGCCACCGCAAGACGTTCATCGCCCTCGTGACGCTCGGGGTCGTCGTCAGCCTCGGCATCGGCATCACCGGCGCCTACGCCTACATGCTCAACAAGCAGCTCGGCAACGTCGACAAGGTCAAGGTCAGCGAGAAGCTCAAGGAGAAGGAGCGCCCCGACCCCGACAAGGGCAACGCGCTCAACATCCTGCTGCTGGGCTCAGACAAGGGCAAGAAGATCCCCGGCGAGTCCGAGAACACGTCACTCTCCGAGGACGCCAAGGCCGCGAAGTGGCCGGTCGGCAAGTACCGCAGCGACACGTTGATGATCGTGCACATCACGGCCAACCGTAAGTACGCGTTCCTCGCCTCGATCCCCCGTGACACGTTCACCACGATCTACGACGCCGAGGGCAATCCGCACGGGCAGCAGAAGATCAACGCCGCGTTCTCCGAGTTCGGCCCGGTCGGCGCGGTGTCGACCGTCGAGCACCTCACCAACCTGCGCATGAAGCACGTCGCGATCATCGACTGGGAGGGGTTCAAGGACCTCTCGACGGCCGTCGGCGGTGTCCCGGTGCACATCCCCGACGACACGTACGACGAGATGCAGCACGTGCAGTGGAAGGCCGGCGACTACAACCTCAAGGGCAAGAAGGCCCTCCAGTACGTCCGCCAGCGCCACGGCCTGCTCCGGGGCGACTTCGACCGCATCGCCCGCCAGCAGAACTTCCTGCGCGCCCTCATGGGCAAGATCCTCAGCAAGGGCGTCACCCGCAACCCGGTCAAGCTCATCAACACCGTCAAGGCGCTGACCAAGAACCTCACGGTCGATGCCGAGTGGTCGGGCAGCGACATGCGCGGGCTCGCCCTGTCGCTGCGCGGTATGCACACCCGCGACGTCTACTTCCTGTCCGCGCCGGTCGCCGGCACCGAGACGATCCCGGTCTACGGCAGCATCGTGCGGCTCAACCAGGCCAAGTCCGACGAGCTGTTCACCGCGTTCCGCAAGGACAACCTGCGGGCGTACCTCAAGAAGTACCCCGACGACGTGCTCAAGAAGGACGTCGACTGA
- the dtd gene encoding D-aminoacyl-tRNA deacylase, which produces MRAVVQRVTGARVEVPSTGSGQAREVVGEIGTGLVVLLGVTHDDTTGAAERLAAKIWTLRILRDEKSASDLDAAILVVSQFTLYGDARKGRRPTWTAAAPGPVAEPLYDHFCATLRSLGATVAEGVFGADMAISLTNDGPTTLLLEV; this is translated from the coding sequence ATGAGAGCCGTCGTGCAGAGGGTTACCGGCGCCAGGGTCGAGGTCCCTTCGACAGGCTCAGGACAAGCGCGAGAGGTCGTCGGCGAGATCGGCACCGGACTCGTCGTCCTGCTCGGCGTCACGCACGACGACACGACCGGGGCCGCCGAACGGCTCGCCGCGAAGATCTGGACGCTGCGCATCCTGCGCGACGAGAAGTCCGCGTCGGACCTCGACGCCGCGATCCTCGTCGTCAGCCAGTTCACCCTCTACGGCGATGCCCGCAAGGGCCGGCGCCCCACCTGGACGGCTGCCGCGCCGGGCCCGGTCGCCGAGCCGCTCTACGACCACTTCTGCGCGACCCTGCGCTCCCTCGGCGCGACTGTCGCGGAAGGCGTGTTCGGGGCCGACATGGCGATCTCCCTCACCAACGACGGACCGACCACGCTCCTGCTCGAGGTCTGA
- a CDS encoding FABP family protein, with the protein MPFEIPSDLHPDLMPVVWLLGNWHGDGHGDYPTIEPFSYEQDVVFAHDTRPFLHYFSRTWITDDKGERVRPGALETGFLRPVGDGELELVLAHPTGYAEVWYGKVDGPRVTLATDLVARTSTAKEYTAGQRMYGLVEGDLMYAYDMAAEGQEMQSHLWGRLARV; encoded by the coding sequence ATGCCGTTCGAGATCCCGTCTGACCTGCACCCCGACCTGATGCCGGTCGTGTGGCTGCTGGGCAACTGGCACGGCGACGGGCACGGCGACTATCCGACGATCGAGCCGTTCTCCTACGAGCAGGATGTCGTGTTCGCGCACGACACCCGGCCGTTCCTGCACTACTTCAGCCGCACGTGGATCACCGACGACAAGGGCGAGCGCGTACGCCCCGGTGCACTCGAGACCGGGTTCCTGCGCCCTGTGGGCGACGGCGAGCTCGAGCTGGTCCTCGCCCACCCCACCGGCTACGCCGAGGTCTGGTACGGCAAGGTCGACGGCCCGCGCGTCACGCTCGCGACGGACCTCGTCGCGCGTACGTCGACCGCCAAGGAGTACACCGCCGGCCAGCGCATGTACGGCCTCGTCGAGGGCGACCTGATGTACGCCTACGACATGGCCGCCGAGGGGCAGGAGATGCAGTCGCACCTGTGGGGGAGGCTGGCCCGTGTCTAG
- a CDS encoding folate-binding protein YgfZ, protein MSSPLLALPGAVGGDAPDNAVAAHYGAIAAEQRRLADGHTFVDLSHRDVVTITGPDRLTWLHSLTTQFLENLAPGVPTEVLLLSPQGRIEHGFSGVDDGETFWAHTEPGAGAALVEFLDRMRFMLRVEVALATDEWAVIGLPGLRWELGPRASLADLPAELGDPVGMWAWEAERIEAGLVRVGLDTDDKTIPNEVGLLGVAVHLDKGCYRGQETVARVHTLGRPPRRLVRLLLDGSVDHLPAHGSDVTLDGVRVGFVGSSARHHELGPIALAVVKRNVDPAATLLADGVAANQEVLVDPEAGLHVRPVLG, encoded by the coding sequence GTGTCTAGCCCGCTGCTGGCCCTGCCCGGGGCCGTGGGCGGAGACGCGCCCGACAACGCCGTCGCGGCCCACTACGGCGCCATCGCCGCCGAGCAGCGGCGGCTCGCCGACGGTCACACGTTCGTCGACCTGTCGCACCGCGACGTCGTCACGATCACGGGCCCGGACCGCCTGACCTGGCTGCACTCGCTCACGACCCAGTTCCTCGAGAACCTCGCCCCCGGCGTGCCGACCGAGGTCCTGCTGCTGTCGCCCCAGGGGCGCATCGAGCACGGCTTCTCCGGTGTCGACGACGGCGAGACGTTCTGGGCGCACACCGAGCCCGGCGCCGGCGCCGCCCTCGTCGAGTTCCTCGACCGCATGCGTTTCATGCTCCGCGTCGAGGTCGCGCTCGCCACCGACGAGTGGGCCGTCATCGGCCTGCCCGGGCTGCGCTGGGAGCTGGGCCCGCGCGCCTCACTCGCGGACCTGCCCGCCGAGCTCGGCGACCCCGTCGGCATGTGGGCGTGGGAGGCCGAGCGGATCGAGGCGGGCCTCGTGCGCGTCGGCCTGGACACCGACGACAAGACGATCCCCAACGAGGTCGGCCTGCTCGGCGTGGCCGTGCACCTCGACAAGGGCTGCTACCGCGGCCAGGAGACGGTCGCCCGCGTGCACACGCTGGGCCGGCCGCCGCGTCGCCTCGTACGACTCCTGCTCGACGGCTCGGTCGACCACCTCCCGGCGCACGGCTCCGACGTCACGCTGGACGGCGTACGCGTGGGATTCGTCGGCTCGTCGGCGCGCCACCACGAGCTGGGGCCGATCGCTCTCGCGGTCGTCAAGCGCAACGTGGACCCTGCGGCGACCCTGCTGGCGGACGGCGTGGCCGCCAACCAGGAGGTGCTCGTCGACCCCGAGGCCGGGCTCCACGTACGACCGGTCCTCGGCTGA